One segment of Candidatus Hydrogenedentota bacterium DNA contains the following:
- a CDS encoding acyl carrier protein produces the protein MAANNVAEMVKKIVVEKLDRKPEEVTLEARFIDDLGADSLDLTELLMALEEEYNVEIDDEANEIQTVGDAVKYIESKLQ, from the coding sequence ATGGCGGCAAACAACGTCGCGGAGATGGTCAAGAAGATCGTAGTCGAAAAGCTGGATCGCAAGCCCGAGGAGGTGACGCTTGAAGCGCGTTTCATCGACGATTTGGGCGCGGACTCGCTCGATCTGACAGAACTGTTGATGGCCCTCGAAGAGGAGTACAACGTCGAGATCGATGACGAGGCGAACGAAATCCAGACCGTCGGCGACGCGGTCAAGTACATCGAATCCAAGCTTCAATAA
- a CDS encoding polymer-forming cytoskeletal protein, translated as MVTIIGQGTTIIGEIKSKGTIRIEGVVSGRIHSEDSIVVQETGRVKADLYAGQVTIAGEVEGNIFAQDRLEIATNGKLIGDIVAPRVSIAEGVLFEGKCTMKPPQPAQQPQRQAPSDGGGDHQQPQPQRPPQQPVQP; from the coding sequence GTGGTAACAATTATCGGCCAGGGCACGACCATCATCGGCGAGATTAAGTCGAAAGGCACCATCCGCATTGAAGGTGTCGTGTCTGGAAGAATACATAGCGAAGATTCCATCGTCGTGCAGGAAACCGGCCGGGTGAAGGCAGACCTCTACGCCGGTCAGGTTACGATTGCCGGCGAAGTCGAAGGCAACATCTTCGCGCAGGATCGCCTCGAAATCGCCACCAATGGCAAGCTCATCGGCGACATCGTCGCCCCGCGCGTGAGCATCGCCGAAGGCGTACTCTTCGAAGGCAAATGCACGATGAAACCGCCCCAACCCGCGCAGCAGCCCCAGCGTCAGGCGCCCAGCGACGGCGGCGGCGATCATCAACAACCGCAGCCCCAGCGCCCGCCGCAGCAACCGGTTCAGCCGTAA
- the fabF gene encoding beta-ketoacyl-ACP synthase II, which yields MRTKVVVTGFGVVSPMGNDVRTFWANVCAGKSCIKTIDRWDATVLPTQIAGLAPSLDMPDMSSKDLRRRDLYTIYALYAAVEAWNQSGLDIDKEVPERCGTVVGSGIGGIQTLEESHEKFMGAGYRQLSPLTIPKLISNMGAGEVAIRLGLKGPNKSIVTACATGAQSISDAAHMIRSGVVDVMVCGGAEASITPYAMGGFCAMKAMSRRNDEPERASRPFDIDRDGFVMGEGAGVLVLESERHARSRGAEILGEIAGSGETCDAYHITAPSPDGTGAAAAMRAALADAQVNTTDVGYFNAHGTSTKHNDASESLALRLVFGEDMPPVSSTKSMMGHLLGAAGSIEAIICLLGIRDGVLPPSINYDSPDPECVVNLVANEAREAKFAVAMSNSLGFGGHNASLLLKRYDGIE from the coding sequence ATGCGTACGAAGGTGGTGGTGACCGGGTTCGGCGTTGTGTCGCCGATGGGTAATGATGTGCGCACGTTTTGGGCGAACGTGTGCGCCGGCAAGTCGTGCATCAAGACAATCGATCGGTGGGACGCAACCGTACTGCCGACACAGATTGCCGGGCTGGCGCCGTCGCTCGATATGCCGGACATGTCGTCAAAGGACTTGCGGCGGCGCGATCTATATACGATTTACGCGCTGTACGCGGCGGTCGAGGCGTGGAACCAGTCCGGTCTGGATATCGACAAGGAAGTGCCGGAGCGCTGCGGCACGGTGGTTGGCAGCGGAATTGGCGGGATTCAGACCCTGGAGGAGAGTCACGAAAAGTTCATGGGCGCCGGTTACAGGCAACTTTCGCCCCTGACGATTCCCAAGCTGATATCGAACATGGGCGCGGGTGAAGTCGCAATCCGGCTGGGATTGAAGGGGCCGAACAAGTCAATCGTGACGGCGTGTGCGACGGGCGCGCAGAGCATCAGCGACGCGGCACACATGATTCGCTCGGGCGTTGTCGACGTGATGGTGTGCGGTGGCGCGGAGGCCTCGATCACGCCGTACGCCATGGGCGGATTCTGCGCGATGAAGGCGATGTCGCGCCGAAACGACGAGCCCGAACGCGCGAGCCGTCCGTTCGACATCGATCGCGACGGATTCGTCATGGGCGAGGGCGCAGGCGTGCTGGTGTTGGAATCGGAACGACACGCGCGGTCGCGCGGTGCGGAGATTCTCGGTGAGATTGCGGGCAGCGGCGAAACCTGCGACGCGTATCACATCACGGCGCCTTCACCAGACGGTACGGGCGCGGCGGCGGCGATGAGGGCGGCGCTCGCTGACGCGCAGGTGAACACGACTGACGTAGGTTACTTTAACGCGCACGGAACGAGTACGAAGCACAACGACGCGAGTGAATCGCTGGCATTGCGGCTGGTGTTCGGCGAGGACATGCCGCCGGTAAGCTCGACAAAGTCGATGATGGGCCACTTGCTGGGCGCCGCAGGATCGATTGAGGCCATCATTTGCCTGCTTGGCATTCGGGACGGTGTGCTTCCCCCATCGATTAACTATGATTCACCCGATCCTGAGTGTGTAGTGAACCTTGTTGCTAATGAAGCGCGTGAAGCGAAATTTGCAGTCGCCATGTCCAATTCATTAGGATTTGGCGGACATAACGCCTCGTTGTTGCTGAAACGGTATGATGGTATCGAGTGA
- a CDS encoding sodium-translocating pyrophosphatase yields MSIGFLDITGFTSLCVLAFVGYLASYVLSKPQGTERMAAISGLVQKGAAAFLRREYRYVLVTVFILGVFITVVGEARPDLPLGWRTTVAFFAGALASTLAGFLGMYIATRSNARTCEAARTGGVKAALDVALSGGAVMGMGVVGISLLGLIIVYWLFNGEAQIVNGYAMGASLVALFARSGGGIYTKGADMGADLVGKVEAGIPEDDPRNPAVIADNVGDNVGDVAGLGADLLESYVESIIAALAVATAMSMAPEYVRAFPFLVASIGAFASIVGVMYTKVFSRSNPQKALMFGTYVAAVLTLVGIGIHAQFYGEPFTLNGVTYGKFGPFLACVLGIIAGMVVGFMSEYFTSGSYRPVQRLAEGCQTGPAIAVTEGTAVGMQSVAIPIIVLALANIGAYHVAGVYGVAIAALGMLATTGIVVAVDSYGPIADNAGGIAEMSHLDPSVRKITDNLDAVGNTTAAIGKGFAIGSAAFAAIGLLSAFLISARLTEHSIAISNPYILSGILIGGMVPFFFSSMLFRAVSKSAFAMIGEVRRQFAEIPGLKEGKEGVYPDSAKCVDIATRGAIQGMMVPGITAIALPIVVGFAMGAEALAGMLVGSICTGVMLGIQTANSGGAMDNAKKYIEEGHFGGKGSDAHKAAVVGDTVGDPLKDTVGPSINILIKLMCVISLVLAPLFAK; encoded by the coding sequence ATGAGCATCGGCTTTCTCGATATCACTGGATTCACGAGTCTTTGTGTTCTAGCCTTTGTGGGCTATCTTGCGAGCTACGTACTTTCAAAGCCGCAGGGCACGGAACGGATGGCGGCGATTTCTGGACTCGTTCAAAAGGGGGCAGCCGCTTTTCTGCGGCGCGAGTACCGGTACGTACTGGTCACAGTTTTTATTCTCGGCGTGTTCATTACGGTAGTCGGTGAAGCGCGGCCCGATCTCCCGCTCGGTTGGCGGACAACTGTGGCGTTCTTTGCAGGTGCGCTTGCAAGCACGCTTGCAGGATTCCTTGGAATGTATATTGCCACGCGTTCAAATGCGCGTACATGCGAGGCGGCGCGGACAGGCGGCGTGAAGGCGGCATTGGACGTAGCATTGAGCGGCGGCGCCGTGATGGGGATGGGCGTTGTAGGAATCAGCCTGCTGGGGCTCATCATCGTTTACTGGCTGTTTAACGGGGAAGCGCAGATCGTCAATGGTTACGCGATGGGTGCGTCGCTGGTCGCATTGTTTGCACGGTCGGGTGGAGGCATCTACACGAAGGGCGCCGACATGGGCGCGGACCTTGTAGGAAAGGTCGAGGCGGGGATTCCCGAAGACGACCCGCGCAATCCAGCCGTCATCGCGGACAATGTGGGCGATAACGTGGGCGACGTGGCAGGGTTGGGCGCCGACCTGCTCGAGTCGTATGTTGAATCGATAATCGCGGCACTGGCCGTGGCCACGGCGATGAGTATGGCCCCCGAATACGTCCGTGCGTTTCCATTCCTGGTGGCCTCGATAGGCGCGTTCGCTTCAATCGTCGGCGTGATGTACACGAAGGTATTTTCGAGGAGCAACCCGCAGAAGGCGCTGATGTTCGGCACGTATGTGGCAGCGGTGCTTACATTGGTTGGCATTGGGATTCATGCGCAATTCTATGGAGAGCCGTTCACACTTAATGGGGTGACCTATGGCAAGTTCGGACCTTTTCTCGCGTGCGTGTTAGGAATTATTGCCGGTATGGTTGTCGGCTTCATGAGTGAGTACTTTACGTCGGGATCGTATCGGCCAGTGCAGCGGCTCGCGGAAGGGTGTCAGACCGGACCGGCGATTGCGGTGACGGAGGGTACGGCGGTGGGCATGCAAAGCGTGGCAATTCCGATCATCGTATTGGCGCTCGCCAACATTGGCGCTTATCACGTGGCGGGTGTATACGGCGTGGCGATTGCCGCTCTGGGCATGTTGGCGACAACGGGCATCGTCGTCGCCGTGGATTCGTACGGTCCTATCGCGGACAACGCGGGGGGGATCGCCGAAATGAGCCACCTGGACCCGAGTGTGCGAAAGATTACGGACAATCTCGACGCAGTCGGCAACACGACGGCCGCGATTGGCAAGGGATTCGCGATTGGCTCGGCGGCGTTCGCCGCGATTGGGCTTTTGAGCGCGTTCCTGATTTCGGCGAGGCTCACGGAACACTCGATTGCGATTTCGAATCCATACATCCTCAGCGGCATTCTTATCGGCGGTATGGTTCCATTCTTCTTCTCCTCGATGCTGTTTCGCGCGGTAAGCAAGAGCGCGTTCGCGATGATTGGAGAAGTGCGACGCCAGTTCGCAGAGATTCCCGGGCTTAAGGAAGGAAAAGAGGGCGTCTATCCCGACAGTGCGAAGTGCGTCGATATCGCGACGCGGGGCGCGATTCAAGGTATGATGGTCCCGGGCATAACTGCCATCGCGCTGCCAATCGTCGTAGGATTCGCAATGGGGGCCGAGGCGCTCGCGGGAATGCTGGTGGGTTCGATTTGTACGGGCGTTATGCTCGGAATCCAGACCGCGAATTCCGGGGGCGCGATGGACAATGCGAAGAAGTACATTGAAGAGGGGCACTTTGGCGGCAAGGGGTCCGACGCGCACAAGGCCGCGGTAGTTGGCGATACCGTGGGCGATCCGTTGAAGGACACCGTCGGCCCGTCGATTAATATCTTGATCAAGCTGATGTGCGTAATTTCCTTGGTACTTGCGCCGTTGTTTGCGAAATAG
- a CDS encoding YkgJ family cysteine cluster protein: MGRNTVRFACHHCNHCCTEVICLPTPWDVIRIVRATGENPYDFLEFVTPEDIEEVSKTDPTWLDIDGERYMMALRRHGERCHFLDKNTRYCSIYEARPILCRLYPFRVTEFADGSFKGFVLHDNVGCPRHRDGVVQVKPLYDLYVQDEEHQDDYRQLVKAFNRKKYAGKRPEDFIELFVTGFKPKSNGSNGNGKLVWQVDTGKKSISPLP; this comes from the coding sequence ATGGGAAGAAACACCGTTCGATTCGCCTGCCATCACTGCAACCACTGTTGCACGGAAGTCATTTGTCTGCCCACGCCATGGGACGTGATCCGCATCGTCCGGGCCACCGGCGAAAACCCCTACGATTTCCTCGAGTTCGTTACCCCCGAGGATATCGAGGAGGTTTCCAAGACCGATCCGACTTGGTTGGACATCGACGGCGAGCGCTACATGATGGCTTTGCGGCGTCACGGCGAGCGGTGCCACTTCTTGGACAAAAATACCCGCTATTGCTCCATCTACGAGGCGCGCCCAATTCTGTGCCGTTTGTACCCGTTCCGGGTTACCGAGTTTGCCGATGGGTCATTCAAGGGGTTTGTCCTACACGACAACGTCGGCTGCCCCCGCCACCGCGACGGCGTCGTCCAGGTCAAGCCACTGTATGACCTGTATGTTCAGGACGAAGAACATCAGGACGACTATCGCCAACTGGTAAAGGCATTCAATCGCAAGAAATACGCGGGAAAACGCCCGGAGGACTTCATCGAACTCTTCGTCACCGGATTCAAACCGAAATCAAACGGTTCCAACGGAAACGGAAAGCTGGTTTGGCAAGTCGACACCGGCAAAAAGTCCATATCTCCCCTTCCGTAA
- a CDS encoding M23 family metallopeptidase, with protein sequence MKRWTVMLIPHGQGNTKSLNLYALYLYGVVLVFAVLSFTAAFSYQSVRAAKKDIERLEREKREIGAQAAPVIQAPAAILTEDEKAAIEQKVREEYEGRMAAITSELSELYDVEKNFRKNNGLPPRSKKPAGYVENVSSEAGGKGGGPSDGPGDDAPANSDDSLMRPPSVIDGLANPSADLIVQEINIRTESLREYNELYLAASTAKKEEIDRTPGIWPVGRSKRSIVTSRYGYRKDPFTRNLSFHDGLDIGAPYGSPIIATGKGKVIFSGWDKYLGNCVRVDHGGGLVTVYGHMQKTTVSVGDQVVKGTEVGKLGSTGRSTGAHVHYEVRINGKAVDPERYLSE encoded by the coding sequence ATGAAGCGCTGGACGGTAATGCTCATTCCCCACGGGCAGGGGAACACAAAAAGCCTAAATCTCTACGCCTTGTATCTGTACGGAGTGGTACTGGTCTTCGCTGTCTTGTCATTTACCGCGGCCTTCTCCTACCAGAGCGTGCGGGCCGCGAAGAAGGACATCGAACGCCTCGAGCGCGAAAAGCGCGAAATTGGCGCTCAGGCCGCACCGGTCATCCAAGCGCCCGCCGCCATCCTGACCGAGGACGAAAAGGCCGCCATCGAACAGAAGGTCCGCGAAGAGTACGAAGGCCGCATGGCCGCCATTACGAGCGAGCTGAGCGAACTCTACGACGTCGAAAAGAACTTCCGCAAGAACAACGGCCTGCCTCCACGCAGCAAGAAGCCCGCAGGCTACGTCGAAAACGTGAGCTCCGAGGCAGGCGGCAAGGGCGGTGGGCCGTCCGACGGCCCCGGCGACGACGCCCCCGCGAACAGCGACGATTCGCTCATGCGGCCCCCGTCGGTAATCGACGGCCTCGCGAATCCGAGCGCCGACCTTATCGTGCAGGAGATCAACATCCGCACCGAGAGCCTGCGCGAGTATAACGAACTGTATCTCGCGGCGAGCACCGCCAAGAAAGAAGAGATCGATCGCACGCCCGGCATCTGGCCCGTGGGCCGCAGCAAGCGTTCCATCGTGACCTCGCGCTACGGTTACCGTAAGGACCCATTCACGCGCAACCTCAGCTTCCATGACGGACTCGATATCGGCGCGCCGTACGGTTCGCCGATCATTGCAACGGGCAAAGGAAAGGTAATATTCTCCGGGTGGGACAAGTACCTCGGGAATTGTGTTCGAGTAGACCACGGTGGCGGGCTGGTGACGGTGTACGGCCACATGCAAAAAACGACCGTGAGCGTCGGGGATCAGGTCGTCAAAGGCACTGAAGTGGGCAAACTCGGCAGCACCGGGCGGAGCACAGGTGCTCACGTTCATTACGAAGTTCGAATCAACGGCAAGGCAGTCGACCCCGAACGCTATCTTTCCGAATAA
- a CDS encoding PLP-dependent transferase, which translates to MKATPSSIDTANAPAERPDTDLFTRPLWRAEDLGKPIPASPHAASVAMPLWEHVVRYEQKDPALLDTLQCGYPRFVFNPIVNELFRECRRRFANENELCLAFPSRRIAERCARFLDETAGFPSRIEDFGLNDVHAVVFSNEAFDAAKSFWQHYGNIVSSRLAQATLAGRELPYETTDAKRTLTERIASLIGSVAKDIRLYPSGMAALSGALDCVRANRPGAKTIQLGLPYVDLLRIQSKWGPEATFYPAANAEVFDALAWQVENEHIAAVFCEHPGNPLLQCADIERLSTLLRAHGVPLVVDETLGSFLNVDVQPFADIVVTSLTKYFSGVGDVMGGSLVLSTASPFHDVLARHLRRQFEDRLWEEDAAVLEANSRDFVERMQRINANAEQICDVLRTHPKVQHVYFPKFETPDFYKLACHTNAGYGGMFSLVLKGAAANAPRFYDALRVSKGPSLGTNYTLACPYTLLAHFDELDWVESIGVSPHLVRVSVGIEESGDLIGRFEQALDSVE; encoded by the coding sequence ATGAAGGCCACACCCAGTTCCATCGACACTGCAAACGCGCCCGCCGAGCGCCCGGACACCGACCTGTTTACGCGTCCGCTGTGGCGCGCCGAAGACTTGGGCAAACCGATCCCCGCGTCGCCGCACGCTGCATCGGTGGCAATGCCGCTCTGGGAACACGTCGTGCGCTATGAGCAGAAGGACCCGGCGCTGCTCGATACGCTGCAATGCGGGTACCCAAGGTTCGTGTTCAATCCGATCGTCAACGAGTTGTTTCGCGAGTGCCGAAGGCGGTTTGCGAACGAGAATGAATTGTGCCTCGCGTTTCCGTCCCGGCGAATTGCAGAGCGGTGCGCGCGGTTCCTGGACGAAACCGCGGGGTTCCCGTCACGAATCGAGGACTTCGGATTAAACGATGTACACGCCGTAGTGTTTTCCAACGAAGCGTTCGACGCGGCGAAGAGCTTCTGGCAGCATTACGGCAACATTGTAAGTTCGCGTTTGGCACAGGCGACGCTGGCGGGCCGGGAACTGCCGTACGAAACAACCGACGCAAAAAGGACGCTGACCGAGCGCATTGCCTCACTGATCGGCTCCGTTGCGAAGGACATTCGGTTGTATCCATCGGGAATGGCCGCGCTGTCGGGGGCGCTCGATTGCGTGCGCGCCAACCGGCCCGGCGCGAAGACCATTCAGCTTGGCCTGCCCTATGTGGACTTGCTGCGCATTCAATCCAAGTGGGGACCGGAGGCGACATTTTATCCCGCGGCGAACGCGGAGGTGTTCGACGCATTGGCATGGCAGGTCGAGAACGAGCACATTGCGGCGGTGTTCTGCGAACACCCGGGGAATCCACTGCTGCAATGCGCGGACATCGAGCGTTTGTCGACGTTACTGCGCGCGCATGGTGTGCCGTTGGTCGTGGACGAAACCCTCGGGTCGTTTCTCAATGTGGACGTGCAGCCGTTCGCGGACATCGTGGTTACGAGTTTGACGAAATACTTCTCTGGTGTGGGCGACGTAATGGGCGGATCGCTTGTGCTGAGCACGGCGTCTCCATTTCACGACGTGCTCGCGCGGCACCTGCGCAGACAATTCGAGGACCGGCTTTGGGAGGAGGACGCGGCCGTGCTGGAGGCAAATTCGCGCGATTTTGTCGAGCGGATGCAGCGCATCAATGCAAATGCGGAACAGATCTGCGACGTCTTGCGCACGCATCCGAAGGTGCAGCACGTGTACTTCCCGAAATTCGAGACACCTGACTTCTACAAGTTAGCCTGCCACACCAACGCGGGATATGGCGGAATGTTTTCATTGGTGCTCAAGGGCGCCGCGGCCAACGCCCCACGATTCTACGACGCGCTGCGCGTCTCGAAGGGGCCAAGCCTGGGCACAAACTACACCCTGGCGTGTCCATATACGTTGCTTGCGCATTTCGACGAATTGGATTGGGTGGAGTCGATCGGCGTGTCACCACATCTTGTTCGAGTGTCCGTGGGAATCGAGGAATCGGGCGACTTGATTGGCCGTTTCGAACAGGCGCTGGATTCGGTGGAGTAG
- the mnmA gene encoding tRNA 2-thiouridine(34) synthase MnmA, which produces MCPSIQNPEPKIQNRKVLVAMSGGVDSSVAAALLVEQGCDVVGMTMRVASGEGRETSSKACCTLDAAQDARRVADKLGIPHYVINYVQRFEREVINDFINEYMAGRTPNPCSRCNQRVKFGALYEKALAINADVIATGHYARAVQRGDRVALRRARDLNKDQSYTLAGLGQAQLQRAIFPLGEMTKEETRNVARSLGLVTADKPESMEICFVPNDNYRDFLATRVDAPPAGPIVNLQGELVGHHTGLINYTVGQRKGLGIAAPTPYYVVKIDMQRNALVVGHEDETRCTGLTATQVSWCAIPPQTESFACAVQTRYKATPVACTVNPGATPDTFSLTFHEPQRTVTPGQWAVLYDDDIVLAAGIIANP; this is translated from the coding sequence ATGTGCCCCTCAATCCAAAATCCGGAACCCAAAATCCAAAATCGCAAGGTTCTCGTCGCGATGTCCGGCGGGGTGGACAGCTCCGTCGCCGCGGCGCTGCTCGTCGAGCAAGGTTGCGATGTCGTCGGCATGACCATGCGCGTCGCCTCCGGCGAAGGCCGCGAGACTTCGAGCAAGGCGTGCTGCACACTCGACGCTGCGCAGGACGCACGTCGCGTCGCCGACAAACTCGGAATTCCGCATTACGTTATCAACTATGTGCAGCGCTTCGAACGCGAAGTCATTAACGACTTCATCAACGAGTACATGGCGGGCCGCACGCCAAACCCATGTTCGCGCTGCAATCAGCGCGTAAAATTCGGAGCTCTGTACGAAAAGGCGCTCGCCATCAATGCCGATGTCATCGCTACAGGGCATTACGCCCGCGCCGTGCAGCGCGGCGATCGCGTTGCGCTACGCCGCGCGCGGGACCTCAATAAAGATCAGAGTTACACGCTCGCCGGTTTGGGCCAGGCGCAGCTTCAACGCGCCATATTTCCTCTCGGCGAAATGACGAAAGAGGAAACGCGAAACGTCGCGCGTTCTCTAGGACTCGTCACCGCCGACAAACCCGAGAGCATGGAAATCTGTTTTGTGCCGAACGACAACTACCGCGACTTCTTGGCGACACGTGTTGACGCCCCGCCCGCCGGACCGATCGTAAACCTGCAGGGCGAACTCGTCGGACACCATACCGGTCTCATCAACTACACCGTCGGCCAGCGCAAAGGACTCGGCATCGCCGCGCCCACGCCGTATTATGTCGTCAAGATCGACATGCAGCGCAACGCCCTCGTCGTCGGGCACGAAGACGAAACGCGTTGCACCGGACTCACAGCCACGCAAGTGTCTTGGTGCGCCATTCCGCCACAAACAGAATCCTTCGCGTGCGCCGTCCAAACCCGATACAAAGCCACACCCGTTGCGTGCACGGTCAACCCCGGCGCCACGCCGGACACCTTCTCCCTGACCTTCCACGAGCCCCAGCGCACCGTCACCCCCGGGCAGTGGGCCGTCCTCTACGATGATGACATTGTTTTAGCCGCGGGAATCATCGCCAATCCGTAG
- a CDS encoding bifunctional folylpolyglutamate synthase/dihydrofolate synthase translates to MTPRDFLASLEFHGIKLGIDNIRRLLDVANNPQRGYPVIHVAGTNGKGSVVAFAASILRAAGLRVGRFTSPHLLDVSERFLIDATPIADVDLDRHIDFFRGASHELPNPPTYFEVCTAIALRHFAECKVDVAVIEVGMGGRFDSTNVVEPEVCAITNIALDHQKYLGNTLEEIAFEKAGVIKTGVPVVVGECMPGPFDVIETVARECNAPIKLKGRDFTFAVGGDPLSSTLSYRGPTFNLTDAPISLAGMHQVENAALAVALMESVQRNLSITESAIVRGLADTQWPCRLERVLDDPPVYIDVAHNPAGIQRIVESMPPCVVVFAASSDKDVGEMLREIAPLARKLILTEFEGSRATPADKLSAAAGAIPHEMTTPLRDAIAVGMKEASAHCPLLITGSIFTAGQARRMLASKPGARPLRF, encoded by the coding sequence GTGACGCCCCGCGACTTCCTCGCCAGTCTCGAATTCCACGGCATAAAACTCGGCATCGACAACATCCGGCGGTTGCTGGATGTGGCAAATAATCCTCAGCGCGGATATCCCGTAATCCACGTCGCCGGCACGAATGGTAAAGGGAGCGTTGTGGCATTTGCCGCTTCCATCCTGCGCGCTGCGGGCCTTCGTGTTGGGCGCTTCACAAGCCCTCACCTGCTGGACGTATCCGAGCGGTTTCTAATAGACGCCACTCCGATAGCGGACGTAGACCTTGACCGCCACATTGACTTCTTCCGGGGAGCCTCGCACGAACTTCCGAATCCCCCGACGTATTTCGAAGTTTGCACGGCGATTGCCTTACGCCACTTCGCGGAATGTAAAGTGGATGTTGCCGTCATCGAGGTCGGGATGGGGGGGAGGTTCGACTCCACCAACGTCGTCGAACCTGAAGTCTGCGCGATAACCAACATAGCGCTCGATCACCAGAAGTATCTCGGAAACACGCTCGAAGAGATTGCGTTCGAAAAGGCAGGTGTCATCAAAACGGGTGTCCCTGTCGTCGTCGGTGAATGCATGCCCGGCCCGTTCGATGTAATCGAGACGGTCGCGCGCGAATGCAATGCACCGATCAAACTCAAAGGACGCGATTTTACGTTCGCGGTCGGTGGCGATCCGTTGTCGTCAACATTGTCTTACCGCGGGCCGACTTTCAATTTGACCGACGCGCCGATCAGTCTCGCGGGTATGCACCAGGTGGAAAATGCCGCGCTTGCCGTAGCGCTCATGGAGTCCGTCCAGCGAAATCTGTCCATAACCGAGAGTGCCATCGTGCGCGGTCTTGCAGACACACAGTGGCCGTGCCGTCTGGAACGCGTGCTCGACGACCCGCCGGTCTATATCGATGTCGCGCATAACCCTGCGGGGATTCAGCGAATCGTGGAATCGATGCCGCCTTGTGTCGTCGTGTTCGCCGCGTCATCGGACAAAGACGTGGGTGAGATGCTCCGCGAAATCGCTCCGCTTGCCAGGAAACTAATACTCACCGAATTTGAAGGGTCGCGCGCAACGCCGGCGGATAAGCTGTCCGCAGCCGCGGGCGCAATTCCTCACGAAATGACAACGCCTTTGCGCGATGCGATTGCAGTCGGAATGAAGGAAGCGTCTGCGCATTGCCCGCTTCTGATCACGGGATCGATCTTCACCGCAGGACAGGCCAGGCGGATGCTTGCATCCAAACCCGGTGCGCGCCCCCTTCGATTTTAG
- the rnc gene encoding ribonuclease III gives MMVSSEREAELETLRDRLDLGVRDFDLLDRALTHASIQSEQSGPAYDYESLEFLGDAVLSLAVAHHLFVHAPDRTPGEYSRMRARIVNQQGLCRVAERIEIGPAIRLGKGEEMSGGRKRSALLADCLEALIGAIYLDQGLDAAKRFVERVFSRELESASQADAGWDHKSRLQQYCQAEKLALPRFELVGSEGPDHQKQFEVEVYLRGEPAGRGIGLSKKEAEQNAARLALLREGLLIE, from the coding sequence ATGATGGTATCGAGTGAGCGCGAAGCGGAATTGGAGACCCTCCGTGACCGGCTCGATTTGGGCGTTCGAGATTTCGATCTACTTGATCGGGCCTTGACCCACGCCTCGATTCAGTCCGAACAGAGTGGCCCGGCATACGACTATGAGTCGCTTGAGTTCCTGGGCGATGCCGTGCTGAGTCTGGCGGTGGCCCACCACCTCTTCGTGCACGCACCTGACCGCACTCCGGGCGAGTACAGCAGGATGCGCGCGCGTATCGTCAATCAACAGGGCTTGTGCCGGGTTGCGGAGCGCATCGAGATTGGACCCGCCATCCGGCTTGGCAAGGGCGAGGAAATGTCCGGCGGCCGAAAGCGATCGGCGCTGTTAGCCGATTGTCTTGAAGCATTGATCGGGGCGATATACCTCGATCAGGGCTTGGACGCGGCGAAGCGGTTTGTCGAGCGAGTCTTCAGCCGGGAGTTGGAGTCGGCGTCGCAGGCAGACGCGGGCTGGGACCACAAGTCTCGTCTTCAGCAATACTGCCAAGCGGAAAAGCTTGCGTTGCCGCGCTTCGAGTTGGTCGGTTCCGAGGGGCCGGACCACCAGAAGCAATTTGAAGTTGAAGTATACCTTCGCGGCGAGCCAGCGGGCCGGGGAATCGGTCTAAGCAAGAAAGAAGCCGAGCAGAATGCGGCGCGGTTGGCGCTGCTGCGAGAGGGATTGCTTATCGAATGA